atatttattttaaactatatttgtacataaatatatatatatatatatatatatatatatatatatatatatatatatatatatatatatatatatatatatatatatatatatatatatacatatatatatatatatatatatatatatatattataaaggggggttttaccgtttaatgaccggtttgtcgattttaagacttaaatcacaattaaaacctaatgtaaaatattaaatataaatataacttaatttaaagcgtaaagtaaatgacaataaataaaaatacgaaaattaaaagtgcagtaatttaaaatacgataaataaaatgacgataaataaaatgatggtaaataaaagtacgatgagatataaattaaaggaattatgcttatttaaacttccgtaattatgatgtttgacgtgttgattttaatttattaccatgggttaattgtcctttgtcctggattatttgaaacctatctagtttttatccataatagttcatcggtcataattataaaatgctcgtcaaattaaccttatttccgaagtcaaatattccaactaattagggattcgaactgtaacaaggttttaatactttgtttaatgattacaccaggttatcgattgcgaataatccaaggttttaatactttgttaacaattacaccaattacccttgtatgtaatccacctctgttataattagtccatgatacattaatttattcacttggccataatgaataatcaattacccaatccgaataattaattaaatgattgtaaacgatgtcgtataaacgtcactaaataagacattcataatcattttaataattattagattaactaatttgaagatatgttcgacaggttccaatgagttttcATTCaatttagacaataccccccacctattaatagtcaatagtccaatgttcacaagtgtcggtcttttgtccaaacccgaattatggtacaaaatccaataatcccgtcttaatatttagcccaacatcacgattacttcggatcaaataagcataatcataacttagttacgagacattaatttaaaaaggaagaacatagcttacagtgattatttatcgcgtagcgttacccggacagagtttcgaattaaaacccgtaaaacatttcttacaataactcaactaaaccataactttattattaaaattaacttaaattaaaattataatatatatatatatatatatatatatatatatatatatatatatatatatattacataagagagaaagaaatatatgAAGGTGTGTGTAACTCGTCCGAATTCTGGCCAAATTTATAGACCTGACCAACCTTTTGggaacatgcgatcgcatggcctgggtgtGTTattcacatgcgatcgcatggtgtctggcaccagctcacattcatttgaTTTTTAGTATGccgacactttatttaaatatatataatatatataattttatataattatatatatatatatatatatatatatatgtatgtatatatatatatgtatatatatatatatatatatatatatatatatatatatatatatatatatatatatatatatatatatatatatatatattatattcttgtgcatagtagacttgtaattttaggcccgttgcgtcgcgcgttgatagttggtttatgtcccggtttcggattttcgaacgtccttttgtacatttagatatcttgtactttgcgttccgcgatgtactcttgtaatttttagacgtttctcatcaataaatggaatcACTTGGatcgtatcttgtacatttgagctttttggtcatttgcgtcttcaaatcttcatttgcttcttttgtcttcgcacttatttatttaaacgaaaattacataaaaatagaacaatagcaactaaaagctttacatattggaaggatattgcacctaaatatatgttcatttagagcactatcaattaTTACTAAATTACTCACGAATCGGTTAGCTAACATTATCGATGACATTATTTCTCCGGAGCAAAAGGCTTTTATCACCGATCGTCAGATATTGGGCAAACCGTTAATGTTGCGTGAGATTATGTTGTGGTGCAAAAAGAAGAATCAGAAATCGCTTCTTTTTAAGGTTGATTTTGAGAAGGCATTCGACTCTGTCAGTTGGGACTATCTTATGTTCATGCTGTCTTCGTTGGGTTTCGGTTCTTTGTGGTGCAGGTGATCAAAGGTTGCTTATCATCGGCTAGAACATCGGTTTCAGTTAATGGTAACCCGACTCGTGAGTTCCCCATTAAAAGGGGTTTACTCCAAGGAGACTCGGTAAGTCCATTCTTATTCATCATTGTTATGGAGGGTCTTCATTTAGAGTTTCATCGTGTTATAGAACTAGATTTTATTCGCGGTATTAAGGTGGGTAATTCGAATATGAGGTTGTCACACTTCATTTACGCAGATGATGTTATTCTCTCGGACTGACGTAAGAAAGAGTTGGATCACATCTTGTGTATTCTTCACGTTTTCTACTTGGTAGCGTGTCCGATTCTGGCACGATCTTTAGTTTGGTAAATCTAGTTTGGCGAATCGTTATAATCGCCCTTTACCATCTTGATGTTAACAAATTCGAGGTTATGCAAACAAACTCGTCAATGGAGAGTGGTCTTGGTCTTGGTTTCGAACAAATATTGGCGGTGAAATGAGAAGTCTCTTTCTCTTCTCCGTGATGAATATTAGAATGTACAGCTGCGAGATTGTGATGATAGGTGGATCTTTTCTTTATCCCCGGATTACTCGTATGCTCTAAAAATGTTGCCTTCGTTAAACATCAAAACTGCTTGGTACAAGACTCTTCCGAGAAAAGTGAATGTTTTTGTGTGGCATTTTAAGCGAGATGCTTTACCCCTTTGTTGGAATCTCTCTGCGAAATACTTGGATATTAACTCCATTGTTTGTCCCGTTTGTAATAATGAAGTCGGAGATCGGAATTATCTTTTCTTTGGTTGTTCATTAGCTTTGGATGTATAGCACAGTGTTCGCATTTGCACCGACAGTAGTATGCCTTCCTTTGCGTTGTTGGAAGAGTTCATTGGTTGGATCGAGGTTACTACGCTTGCTGCTAATTCGAAGAACAAGATCCTTATTATAGTAGCCACTATTTGTTGAGTTACATGAAGATACAGGAACGGAATCATGTTTAATGAACATTTTTGTAGTAGAGCTAATCTAGCTGATGTAATTAGAACTTTTTCATTTAGATGACTCAAAAAATAAGGGTCGTGTAGTTTTTAATTGGAACTTATGGCTTCTAGTTCCGTTGTAATTTCTCTTTTAGCGTTTGCTATAATATAACCGTAAAAAAGCACAAGTTATGGGTTGTATGAGTTGGTATGTGATTATTTAAACATCCATAGTCTAACATGTAAGTTTCAAACTTTCAATAGAAGCTTAATGTTTAAACTTTATTAGTAGTCTTTAAGTAAAAACTAAAAGAGTCAAACGGCGATTAGACTACCAATTTAAGTAAAATGTTATCGTTTTTCCATGATAACTTAAAAACTACTAGTAGCTCATATTTGTTACACGATGATCTTTTTGGTATTTTTTTAAACGGCAAATGGCACGAAAGAGGTAATCTAAGTATCAAGGTAATCTCTAATTTGGCTAAGCCAAAAGTGATTGCAATTTAATTTTTGTTCAGAAAAATGATTATgtgttcaaattttttaaaattgaaGTAATATCCAATGAACACAAAATATAAAATCACGAATTACTTGATACTTGGAACAAATTTCTAGAATTTCGATTATCATTTTTTGTGAAACAAGTATATCCAAAACATCATGAAAAACAATGAATCGATATGAACAAGTCGTTTGAACAAGTCAAGATGAACAAGTCGATTCATTGTTTTTCATGATATTTTGGATCTAGTTGCTTCACAAAAAATGATAATCGAAGCTTTAGGAATCTGTTTCAAGtctcaatttgaagtaattcgtgattttagattttgtgttcattagatattacctcaattttaaaaaatttaaacaCGCAATCTTTTTTGTGAGCAAAAATTAAATTGCAATCCTTTTTAAGCTTAGCAAAATTGAAAGTTACCTTAATTGTCAAATTGAGTAACTTAAGTTACTTTTTTTTTGGATCATTTTCTCTTTTTTTAAAAATGAACGTAACGTGTTCCAATCACCTATAATATGATCAAAAAGGTAGGTGGCGTATAATAAAACATCTAATCTAATGCTACTACGCAAAGCCATAATCTTAAAACGTGCAAACGTCACCATATTATTATAAGACGTACAGCATATATACATCGTCCAACTCATTTGAGAAATAAAAGGCACAAGTATGATTCTAatttttaaaagtaaactaaataaattaATATAATCAGAGAAAAAGATAATTCAATTGAGAATTTGATTTTTAACCATTACCAATTTGTTTATCATATGTCCCTTAAAAAACGATTCGTAATTAACTAATGAAAATATTCTTCGTTTATGAGATTGAGAGAGTTTATGAGTGTATTATCCCTCTGGTGGTCTCGAAGATTTAATAACAACGGCAATAATTTCCTCTAGTTAAGCGTTGTGTCGGATGCGAAAGCGTTAAGAGTTGAGTCAGTGACGGAGTTTGAACACTAATGATAAATTGGCTAAAATTGTTAGAGTGAATGATTGACTGATTTTCATTGATCCAAAACCATGTA
This window of the Rutidosis leptorrhynchoides isolate AG116_Rl617_1_P2 chromosome 7, CSIRO_AGI_Rlap_v1, whole genome shotgun sequence genome carries:
- the LOC139859570 gene encoding uncharacterized mitochondrial protein AtMg01250-like, producing the protein MLREIMLWCKKKNQKSLLFKVDFEKAFDSVIKGCLSSARTSVSVNGNPTREFPIKRGLLQGDSVSPFLFIIVMEGLHLEFHRVIELDFIRGIKVGNSNMRLSHFIYADDVILSD